One Pseudomonas fluorescens genomic region harbors:
- a CDS encoding DMT family transporter, whose protein sequence is MQRTSNLTSPALEKTSGWINGFIGVVIFSGSLPATRLAVLEFDPVFLTVVRAAIAGVLALALLWWFRERRPARNQWLSLFIVALGVVLGFPLLTALALQHVTSAHSIVFVGLLPLATAIFAVLRGGERPRPVFWIFSLLGSALVVGFALAQGLSASPAGDLLMLAAIIACGLGYAEGAKLSRTLGGWQVICWALVLSLPLMALLSAWLAPASVSQISLSAWLCLAYVSVFSMLIGFVFWYRGLAQGGIAAVGQLQLLQPFFGLALAATLLHEQVSLGMLAVTLGVILCVAGAKKFAK, encoded by the coding sequence ATGCAACGAACCTCGAACCTGACCAGCCCGGCTCTGGAAAAAACCAGCGGCTGGATCAACGGTTTCATCGGCGTAGTGATCTTCAGCGGCTCGCTGCCGGCCACGCGCCTGGCCGTGCTGGAATTCGATCCGGTGTTTCTGACGGTGGTGCGTGCGGCGATTGCCGGCGTTTTGGCGCTGGCCCTGCTGTGGTGGTTTCGCGAGCGGCGCCCGGCGCGCAATCAATGGCTGTCGCTGTTTATCGTCGCGCTGGGCGTGGTGCTTGGCTTTCCATTGCTGACGGCGTTGGCGCTGCAACACGTGACGTCGGCACATTCGATTGTGTTTGTCGGATTGCTGCCGTTAGCCACGGCGATTTTTGCCGTGCTGCGTGGCGGCGAGCGGCCCCGGCCGGTGTTCTGGATCTTCTCGTTGCTGGGCAGCGCATTGGTGGTGGGCTTCGCGTTAGCCCAAGGGCTGAGCGCCTCGCCCGCCGGCGACTTGCTGATGCTCGCGGCGATAATCGCCTGCGGCCTCGGCTATGCCGAGGGCGCGAAGCTGTCGCGCACCTTGGGTGGCTGGCAGGTGATTTGCTGGGCGCTGGTGCTGTCGCTGCCATTGATGGCATTGCTGAGCGCGTGGCTGGCACCGGCCTCGGTCAGTCAGATCAGCCTCTCGGCATGGCTGTGCCTGGCTTACGTCTCGGTGTTCAGCATGCTCATCGGTTTTGTGTTCTGGTATCGCGGCCTGGCGCAGGGCGGAATTGCCGCGGTGGGTCAGTTGCAATTGCTGCAGCCGTTCTTCGGGCTGGCGCTGGCCGCAACGTTGCTGCATGAACAGGTCAGCCTCGGCATGCTCGCGGTGACGCTGGGGGTGATTCTGTGCGTCGCCGGGGCGAAGAAATTCGCCAAGTGA
- a CDS encoding PLP-dependent aminotransferase family protein: protein MPRSRYKNLVDRYAADIRCGRLAPGTRLPTHRQLAAQEGLALVTASRVYAELEAMGLVSGETGRGTFVRETVLAAGQGIDQKDVAVGMIDLNFNYPALPGQAELLRTALRQLALSGDLEALLRYQPHAGRTHERAAVARHLAARGVTVEAEQMLIVNGAQQGLAVTLMALLKPGDVIAADALTYSGFKVLAEALHLEVLAIPLTEHGPDLPALDKLCRSRSVRAVYSMPTLHNPLGWVMPLEQREQLVAIARRHDLTIIEDAAYAFLVENPPPTLIDLAPERTFYVSGLSKNIATGLRVGFVAAPLPQVAALERIIRATTWNTPGVMTAIACGWLDDGTVTVLEQQKRHDAMARQALAAEVLQGLRYIAHPASYFLWLPLPEDVRADQMVVELMRQQISVTTAEPFSLSANAPHALRLALGSVDMAILRQALITVRTIVGAYL from the coding sequence ATGCCGCGTTCCCGCTACAAAAACCTCGTTGATCGCTATGCCGCAGACATCCGATGTGGGCGGCTGGCGCCGGGTACGCGCTTGCCGACGCACCGGCAACTGGCGGCACAAGAGGGGCTGGCGTTGGTCACGGCGTCACGGGTCTACGCAGAGCTGGAGGCGATGGGGCTGGTCAGCGGCGAAACCGGGCGCGGCACGTTTGTTCGAGAAACCGTGTTGGCGGCGGGGCAGGGTATCGATCAGAAAGACGTGGCGGTGGGCATGATCGACCTCAATTTCAATTATCCGGCGTTGCCCGGTCAGGCCGAGCTGTTGCGCACAGCGTTGCGTCAATTGGCGTTGTCCGGAGATCTGGAAGCGCTGTTGCGCTATCAGCCTCACGCCGGTCGCACGCATGAGCGCGCTGCGGTGGCGCGGCATTTGGCGGCGCGCGGCGTGACGGTCGAAGCCGAGCAAATGCTGATCGTCAACGGTGCGCAGCAAGGTTTGGCCGTGACGCTGATGGCGCTGCTCAAACCGGGTGATGTGATCGCCGCCGATGCGCTGACGTATTCCGGCTTCAAGGTGCTGGCCGAGGCGCTGCATCTGGAAGTGCTGGCGATCCCGCTGACGGAGCACGGCCCGGATCTGCCAGCGCTGGACAAGCTTTGCCGCAGCCGATCGGTGCGCGCGGTGTACAGCATGCCTACGCTGCACAATCCGTTGGGCTGGGTCATGCCTCTGGAACAGCGCGAGCAACTGGTCGCGATTGCGCGCCGGCATGATTTGACCATCATCGAAGACGCGGCCTACGCATTTTTGGTGGAAAACCCGCCGCCAACCCTGATCGATCTGGCACCGGAGCGCACGTTCTACGTGTCTGGCCTGTCGAAAAACATCGCGACCGGATTGCGGGTCGGCTTCGTCGCGGCGCCGCTGCCGCAGGTGGCGGCGCTGGAACGGATCATTCGTGCGACAACCTGGAACACGCCCGGCGTGATGACCGCCATTGCGTGTGGCTGGCTCGACGACGGCACCGTTACCGTGCTTGAACAGCAGAAACGTCACGATGCCATGGCCCGTCAGGCCTTGGCGGCCGAGGTGCTGCAAGGGCTGCGATATATCGCCCACCCGGCCTCGTATTTTCTGTGGCTGCCGCTGCCTGAAGATGTGCGCGCCGATCAGATGGTTGTCGAACTGATGCGGCAGCAGATCTCGGTCACCACCGCCGAGCCGTTTTCGCTGTCAGCCAATGCACCCCACGCGCTTCGTCTGGCGCTAGGTTCGGTGGACATGGCGATTTTGCGTCAGGCGTTGATCACCGTCAGAACGATCGTCGGCGCTTATCTGTAA
- a CDS encoding sensor domain-containing diguanylate cyclase, which translates to MLKASLRSHLTLWFTGLSLLTLLSVGFYVGHIATEQMKQASGNALLNTARSAASLLGEQLRERQLEVYLLSRAPHLERGDLDNPAILKSMQLRTEARAEYAWMGVTDANGQVHQAINHLLVGQSVQQRPWFQAGMRGEYTGDPHEAVLLAKLLPGVANGEPLRFIDFAAPIHNADGQVIGVLGAHAHWSWVTRIVESAALSHKNSAPDIEALIIDHDGKVLYPEALMGQQLAADEAGSTGWSVGNGYLTSMVSVPTPSSTALSWSIAVRQPLETALQPARLLLYKLLVLGVFAAMVFGLVAYYLALYLSRPIEQLVQTAKQVQNQQPGAHFQLQHPVLEIAQLGQSIDAMTRSLLAKERELQQANASLEATVAQRTAALTQANAELLSLATHDALTGVYNRRRFDEKLTEYTLLSRRTGRPFALLLIDADHFKRINDTHGHAVGDEVLKQLAQLIQTSLRTTDFVARYGGEEFAVLLPEIAQPDTPETVAEKIRVAIAAAQFPMVEQVTVSIGVALADPADNSHSALIKRADQQLYQAKAAGRNRVA; encoded by the coding sequence ATGCTCAAAGCCAGTCTGCGCAGCCATCTCACCCTTTGGTTTACCGGTTTGTCCCTGTTGACGCTGTTGAGTGTGGGCTTCTATGTCGGCCATATCGCCACTGAACAAATGAAGCAGGCCAGCGGCAATGCCTTGCTCAATACTGCCCGCTCGGCTGCTTCGTTATTGGGCGAACAATTGCGCGAACGGCAACTGGAGGTATATCTGCTCAGCCGCGCGCCGCATCTGGAGCGCGGCGACCTGGATAACCCGGCGATCTTGAAGTCGATGCAATTGCGCACCGAAGCCCGCGCCGAATATGCGTGGATGGGCGTCACCGATGCCAATGGACAAGTGCATCAAGCCATCAACCATTTGCTGGTCGGCCAGTCGGTACAACAACGGCCGTGGTTCCAGGCGGGCATGCGCGGCGAATACACCGGCGATCCGCATGAGGCCGTGTTGCTGGCGAAATTGCTGCCCGGCGTGGCAAATGGCGAACCGCTGCGTTTCATCGACTTCGCCGCGCCGATCCACAATGCCGATGGTCAGGTGATCGGTGTTCTCGGCGCCCACGCGCATTGGAGTTGGGTGACGCGGATCGTCGAGTCGGCAGCGCTTTCCCACAAGAACTCGGCGCCGGATATCGAAGCGTTGATCATCGACCACGACGGCAAAGTGCTCTACCCCGAAGCGTTGATGGGCCAGCAATTGGCGGCTGATGAGGCGGGGTCGACAGGGTGGTCGGTTGGCAATGGCTACCTGACCAGCATGGTTAGCGTGCCGACGCCTTCGAGCACAGCGCTGTCATGGTCGATCGCCGTACGCCAGCCGCTCGAAACGGCGCTGCAACCGGCGCGTCTGCTGCTGTACAAATTGCTCGTGCTGGGTGTGTTTGCCGCCATGGTGTTCGGTCTGGTGGCCTACTATCTGGCGCTGTATCTGAGCCGCCCTATCGAACAGCTGGTGCAAACGGCCAAGCAGGTGCAGAACCAGCAACCCGGCGCGCATTTCCAGTTACAGCACCCGGTGCTGGAGATTGCCCAACTCGGCCAGTCGATCGATGCCATGACGCGATCGTTGCTCGCCAAGGAGCGCGAACTGCAGCAAGCCAATGCTTCGCTGGAGGCCACCGTCGCCCAGCGCACTGCCGCCCTCACCCAGGCCAACGCTGAACTGCTGAGCCTGGCCACTCACGATGCTTTGACCGGCGTTTACAACCGACGTCGCTTCGACGAAAAGCTCACCGAGTACACCCTGCTGTCACGCCGCACCGGGCGGCCGTTTGCGCTGCTGTTGATCGACGCCGACCACTTCAAACGGATCAATGATACCCACGGCCATGCGGTCGGCGATGAGGTGCTCAAGCAACTGGCGCAACTGATTCAAACGAGCCTGCGCACCACCGATTTCGTCGCCCGCTACGGCGGTGAAGAGTTTGCCGTGCTGCTCCCGGAAATTGCCCAACCGGACACCCCCGAAACGGTTGCCGAGAAGATTCGCGTGGCCATCGCCGCGGCGCAGTTCCCGATGGTCGAACAAGTAACGGTGAGCATCGGCGTGGCCCTCGCCGACCCGGCGGACAACAGCCACAGCGCCCTGATCAAGCGTGCCGACCAACAGTTGTATCAGGCCAAAGCGGCAGGCCGTAATCGGGTGGCGTGA
- a CDS encoding TcdA/TcdB pore-forming domain-containing protein, whose product MPVKLFQETLVSLINKKSAAVPADVAQCLRRLDNYAARLANTVAMLSPTSTTVPNVMHFVWVGGSEVGLNQRDYMNIWREVLAPQGCVFNLWYDSDALLAFEMNRVILDSARVHAMESGGNLLTGASQLSQLIEDRARVLKLQMFECLNQPKWVGRADEARIDLMVRAYGKDRATLQAFRQQCLDTHLAMAGKDLRLRDVQSEFKTHLLADVYQREVAMRGNFAAASDVVRLQAGHLEGGRYSDMDYLPPLKDTLGGVDIRGFDGDARLGVLQLLLNHNTDLMPGRDSKRYKDRIGKIPAQHQQALLAFAQSKPLVQDIFATPVNSPVPLDAIRLGTGYGDQARGEMNAHFLTHPGSAMTLAYMQMIRSNYDCLMQVEQRLAAAGIASVADSRALAIIQNVVNEMQASGRFPGSQTHFSSFHLIEAIHQYFQDGIRIGARGTITLTGPRAAFQGVSKYVETHLLADQIDAVRQKLKLLEGYNVFTEEEMISGWTVNDDPETWLANEKNKWVDGKFKSRYVGNLNDLLKEQVLTFKQGWPVIDGKPVLLTSVLQQLMDDLGEPFIHAMNEKISGEIVFNKRIVLSLEMRQLIRDQSVFDLPVSVGAQPFDNVNEWFSRMAHGALTIDHISPMMRVVLGGVFGAQTLDADGFADAWRDALEMAVNTADTGVFARYTAIEKALRDHGFAAFEKGRSEKAGSIDLTARELKALTLAEPLTLKQWGLRVAQIDRVTQRDYHGRILKRAATVREQFFQAGAVSAKQMPQDLLGQVGGDPSRYCYPLALMMAAAMGEGDAGERSMVGRLSNAVLLPGDAESQLLMIALNELQDVAMSEIGTPHGTLDFADIGRLLEAQSPTRVLLLDSGNHALLVAKVMTADGPVFRFFEPNFALYGFDRLQPLEIGLRRYLNHNSGELAGLYGISASEPQFNVVELDIRAINDRVLPSNLQVGHFLRDAPITDAQTVSLWKKQAQGRTRSLSENARLGAGLRQLESRFWAAEFDDAVGLLRREHQLGREYLPLLESVKAHPDKGYTLQMVDVNAPDTIVRINSEDSRLMALSKHLQRLVKGAAGRQTGQADSDGGSRLSFAFAIQTLISEMRSREYQTGDKAAPALTIALQIQVYASYAQLGYGVANDSLQMANLVRQVVMSEQALRVRQGSMAGGVVARANTGLGVGFSLLNIGFSSYNLAHASNHEQRSRFSTQLAFDLAALGLDVTAMLAGGTVGAAAGFLAVPLLGIGIGVTAIASNLGQIRDKAEAVGEHLRKAQQAYGPRGHSCRGDVLRFEPEAVIKHLDLHNHRIDFSSQKFYPMVRGGLELPQYIASPDELHRALDIRQGMGLARSLALTDAASQAAHTVVLPCTPMAFYGYEYQVGLSGFPGLDNRTVSRLEYDASGQQRFYFTVNTPFPHILYKLLPVHQPTHIAVTLGEKTRQLVIPEFPEEWKNLLSYAFDAQSSGRRQLWLTPGLVAIDLHTRGDNEWIIHAPWANELQCRLKDEGLRIDGIQIRGTPDCIELANGEFFRIDWRTEKLHLVSVSLSDGISLESALRRLRERHSRGQVPGAYVPLYQFKLPFATEQNAPLITAYHDVVRNRQLYARNAPHFVRQGIVLGAANSRHAWFYHPDRRTIWRVGAITGTVNHRYRLAGPEGGSEIIACEMRADGIRVLQRLLEIRDGVTTTLEFHVTDWSVTLARITLSSAWDDYTPDRGTDYWRSLLARLRDSDDYADATPNMAPGIASWGPEPFIEVRCCIGDDLRDLIWLSAGDARYHRLTKDVGMGMDTVMLPRADGWAFETPLFFSQQTQTLRRGVGGGNTGPVTPGEVLERDIIKINMAGGQLMATRSDGKLFEVTRDGSLHYVGLGPDWFAQYTDWISALAETATEPQSTACALIGLSRASNTDYLGAWAIGRDFLLAEMDGGKEWLLLGRTPDGKAAWLHDKRSGQVYRQALIDADAMRTAFAGGTQLIDPRSLPPAEKVWSRWAFFEVSFDGEGLLAQTFDGVSLQLRDGLPAVAVSVNNQWFKRNGRTAEERQEDLRMLLRTVAHAPVLVIEQTSGRYQYYTPDQGRLLEVEAKRDGQWAVFLGLFDGGEPLLFDPAQEQVSRYQSTGRLDLTDSFASRSDDVLSLQANGDVEDLLAFLPDGVSKLILSYNRQTTTYRLSEDVWQRLDCIVIDRQPVARDQTSQPCTVLLDMASSERLLMSSVDGHWVLTDPDNAHSVIVRGVSAEEGAAPALQIGMKIAGENQLLTPEQWFETLSQTESERTAPALGEVVRQII is encoded by the coding sequence GTGCCAGTAAAACTGTTTCAGGAAACACTGGTTTCATTGATCAACAAAAAGTCGGCGGCGGTGCCCGCTGACGTTGCGCAATGTCTGCGTCGACTGGATAACTATGCCGCCAGGCTCGCCAATACGGTCGCGATGTTGTCGCCGACGTCCACTACCGTGCCAAACGTCATGCATTTCGTCTGGGTCGGGGGCAGTGAAGTCGGCCTCAATCAACGCGATTACATGAATATCTGGCGCGAGGTGCTCGCACCGCAGGGCTGCGTATTTAATCTTTGGTACGACAGCGATGCCTTGCTGGCGTTTGAAATGAACCGGGTCATCCTCGATAGCGCACGCGTTCACGCGATGGAGTCGGGCGGCAATCTTCTGACTGGCGCCAGCCAGCTGTCGCAACTGATCGAAGATCGCGCCCGGGTATTGAAACTGCAAATGTTCGAATGCCTCAATCAGCCAAAGTGGGTCGGACGGGCCGATGAAGCACGCATCGATCTGATGGTGCGCGCCTACGGCAAGGACCGCGCGACGCTGCAGGCCTTTCGCCAACAGTGCCTGGATACGCACTTGGCAATGGCTGGCAAGGATCTGCGGTTGCGCGATGTGCAGTCCGAATTCAAGACTCACTTGTTAGCCGATGTTTACCAGCGTGAAGTTGCGATGCGCGGCAATTTTGCTGCGGCGAGTGATGTCGTGCGGTTGCAGGCCGGGCATCTGGAAGGGGGGCGCTACAGTGACATGGATTATTTGCCGCCACTCAAGGACACACTCGGCGGGGTGGATATCCGCGGCTTTGACGGCGATGCGCGATTAGGCGTTTTGCAACTTTTGCTCAATCACAATACGGACTTGATGCCCGGTCGTGACAGCAAACGATACAAAGACAGAATCGGCAAGATACCTGCGCAGCATCAGCAGGCACTGCTTGCATTTGCCCAGAGCAAACCGCTTGTTCAGGATATTTTCGCAACTCCCGTGAACAGCCCTGTTCCGCTGGATGCCATTCGGCTGGGGACGGGTTATGGCGATCAGGCAAGGGGGGAAATGAATGCGCATTTTCTGACGCACCCCGGCAGCGCCATGACCCTGGCTTACATGCAAATGATTCGAAGCAACTATGACTGTCTGATGCAAGTTGAACAGCGTCTTGCCGCCGCGGGTATTGCATCGGTGGCTGATAGTCGAGCACTGGCGATTATTCAGAACGTGGTCAATGAAATGCAGGCGAGCGGGCGATTCCCGGGTTCACAGACGCACTTTTCATCCTTTCATCTCATAGAAGCGATCCATCAGTACTTCCAGGACGGTATCCGCATCGGCGCGCGCGGCACCATCACCCTTACCGGTCCGCGAGCGGCATTCCAAGGGGTAAGCAAGTATGTGGAAACGCATTTGCTCGCCGATCAGATTGATGCGGTGCGTCAGAAGTTAAAGTTGTTGGAGGGCTATAACGTTTTCACCGAAGAAGAAATGATTTCCGGCTGGACAGTCAATGACGATCCTGAAACCTGGCTGGCAAATGAAAAAAACAAGTGGGTTGATGGCAAGTTCAAATCCCGCTACGTCGGAAATCTGAATGACCTGCTCAAAGAACAAGTGCTCACTTTCAAACAAGGTTGGCCGGTCATCGATGGAAAACCGGTGCTTCTCACTTCGGTCTTGCAACAATTGATGGATGACTTGGGCGAGCCGTTCATCCACGCCATGAACGAAAAAATCAGTGGTGAGATCGTCTTCAATAAACGCATTGTTCTGAGCCTGGAAATGCGTCAGCTGATTCGCGACCAGAGCGTATTTGACTTGCCCGTCTCTGTCGGTGCGCAACCGTTCGATAACGTCAATGAATGGTTTTCGCGCATGGCCCACGGCGCGCTGACAATCGACCACATCAGTCCAATGATGCGGGTGGTTCTGGGTGGTGTTTTCGGCGCGCAGACACTCGACGCCGACGGTTTCGCTGATGCATGGCGAGATGCCTTGGAGATGGCCGTCAATACCGCCGACACGGGGGTGTTCGCGCGGTATACAGCGATCGAAAAAGCCTTGCGCGATCACGGTTTTGCAGCGTTCGAGAAAGGCCGTTCGGAAAAAGCAGGATCGATTGATCTGACTGCGCGAGAACTCAAGGCGCTGACTTTGGCCGAGCCACTCACGCTGAAACAATGGGGACTGCGGGTTGCGCAAATCGATCGGGTTACGCAACGCGATTATCACGGGCGGATTCTCAAGCGCGCAGCGACGGTGCGCGAGCAGTTTTTCCAGGCAGGAGCCGTGTCCGCCAAGCAAATGCCGCAGGACTTGCTGGGCCAGGTGGGCGGTGATCCGAGCCGTTATTGCTACCCGTTGGCGCTAATGATGGCCGCCGCGATGGGCGAGGGGGATGCGGGCGAGCGATCGATGGTGGGCAGGTTGTCCAACGCGGTTCTGCTGCCCGGTGATGCTGAATCACAGCTACTGATGATCGCGTTGAACGAGTTGCAGGACGTTGCCATGTCCGAGATCGGCACGCCGCACGGCACGCTGGATTTTGCTGATATCGGTCGCTTGCTCGAAGCGCAATCGCCGACCCGCGTGTTGCTGCTCGACAGTGGCAATCACGCGCTGCTGGTCGCGAAAGTTATGACGGCTGACGGACCTGTGTTTCGGTTCTTCGAGCCCAACTTTGCCTTGTACGGCTTCGACCGTTTACAGCCGCTCGAGATTGGCCTGCGGCGTTATCTCAATCACAACAGCGGTGAACTCGCCGGTTTGTATGGAATCTCCGCTAGCGAGCCACAGTTCAACGTGGTCGAGCTGGATATTCGCGCGATCAACGATCGGGTGCTGCCCTCCAATCTGCAGGTCGGACATTTTCTGCGCGACGCGCCGATCACCGACGCCCAAACGGTCAGTCTGTGGAAGAAACAGGCGCAGGGGCGCACCCGGTCTTTGTCGGAAAATGCTCGGTTGGGCGCCGGCCTCAGGCAACTGGAAAGCCGGTTCTGGGCCGCTGAGTTTGACGACGCTGTTGGTCTTCTGCGCCGTGAGCATCAGTTGGGACGCGAATACCTGCCATTGCTCGAATCGGTAAAAGCTCATCCGGACAAGGGCTACACGCTGCAGATGGTGGACGTGAACGCTCCAGACACCATCGTCAGGATCAACAGCGAAGACTCACGTCTCATGGCGCTCAGCAAACATCTGCAGCGTTTGGTGAAGGGCGCGGCCGGCAGGCAAACCGGGCAGGCCGATTCCGACGGTGGCAGCCGCTTGAGCTTTGCCTTCGCGATCCAGACGTTGATCAGCGAAATGCGTAGTCGCGAGTACCAGACCGGCGATAAAGCTGCACCGGCGTTGACGATAGCGCTGCAGATCCAGGTCTATGCGAGCTACGCGCAGCTAGGCTATGGCGTGGCGAATGATTCGTTGCAGATGGCCAACCTGGTTCGCCAGGTCGTGATGTCCGAGCAAGCCCTGCGGGTGCGTCAGGGTTCGATGGCCGGGGGGGTTGTCGCGCGCGCCAACACAGGGCTCGGCGTCGGTTTTTCACTGCTGAATATCGGTTTCAGTTCGTACAATCTGGCCCATGCGAGCAACCATGAACAGCGCTCGCGCTTCTCCACTCAATTGGCGTTTGATCTGGCTGCGCTGGGGCTGGATGTCACCGCCATGCTGGCTGGCGGGACTGTGGGGGCGGCGGCCGGCTTTCTGGCAGTGCCGTTGCTCGGGATCGGTATCGGCGTGACTGCGATTGCCAGCAACCTGGGGCAGATCAGGGACAAGGCCGAAGCCGTGGGCGAGCATCTGCGCAAGGCTCAGCAGGCATACGGACCTCGAGGCCATAGCTGTCGAGGCGATGTGCTGCGGTTCGAACCTGAGGCGGTCATCAAACACCTGGACCTGCACAATCATCGGATCGATTTCTCCAGCCAGAAATTCTACCCGATGGTGCGCGGTGGGCTTGAGCTGCCGCAATACATTGCGAGCCCGGATGAGTTGCACAGAGCGCTCGACATTCGCCAGGGCATGGGACTGGCGCGCAGCCTTGCGTTGACTGATGCGGCGTCGCAGGCCGCGCACACGGTTGTGTTGCCGTGTACGCCCATGGCTTTTTACGGTTACGAATATCAGGTGGGGCTGTCAGGGTTTCCGGGTCTGGACAACCGCACGGTCAGCAGGCTGGAATACGATGCCAGCGGCCAGCAGCGTTTCTACTTTACGGTCAACACCCCGTTCCCGCATATCCTGTACAAATTGCTACCCGTCCATCAGCCGACCCATATCGCCGTGACGCTTGGCGAAAAGACCCGGCAGTTGGTGATCCCCGAGTTTCCCGAAGAGTGGAAAAATCTCCTTTCGTATGCTTTCGACGCACAATCGTCAGGTCGGCGGCAGTTGTGGTTGACGCCCGGCCTGGTCGCGATTGACCTGCACACGCGCGGTGACAATGAATGGATTATCCATGCGCCCTGGGCCAATGAACTGCAATGTCGGCTGAAGGATGAAGGGCTGCGTATAGACGGCATTCAGATTCGCGGCACCCCCGATTGTATCGAGCTGGCCAATGGCGAATTTTTCCGGATTGACTGGCGGACTGAAAAGTTGCACCTCGTGTCGGTAAGCCTGAGCGACGGCATCTCGCTGGAAAGTGCGTTGCGCCGACTGCGTGAACGGCACAGCCGGGGTCAGGTACCAGGCGCTTACGTGCCGCTTTACCAGTTCAAACTGCCTTTCGCCACGGAACAAAATGCGCCACTCATAACGGCCTACCACGATGTTGTGCGCAACCGTCAACTCTATGCTCGCAACGCTCCTCACTTTGTTCGCCAAGGCATTGTGTTGGGCGCGGCCAATTCTCGCCATGCATGGTTCTATCACCCGGACCGGAGGACGATCTGGCGGGTTGGCGCTATTACTGGAACGGTCAATCACCGTTATCGCCTCGCGGGTCCAGAGGGTGGCTCGGAAATCATTGCCTGCGAAATGCGCGCCGACGGAATTCGGGTCTTGCAGCGACTTCTGGAGATCAGAGACGGCGTCACCACGACGTTGGAGTTTCACGTCACTGATTGGTCGGTGACGCTTGCGAGGATCACGCTATCGTCTGCCTGGGACGATTACACCCCCGACCGAGGTACGGATTACTGGCGCTCGCTGCTCGCGCGTTTGCGTGATTCTGACGATTATGCCGACGCAACGCCGAACATGGCGCCTGGCATTGCGTCGTGGGGCCCTGAGCCATTCATCGAAGTACGCTGCTGTATTGGTGATGACTTGCGTGACCTGATCTGGCTCAGCGCCGGTGACGCTCGCTATCACCGCTTGACCAAGGATGTCGGCATGGGCATGGACACCGTCATGCTTCCCAGAGCCGATGGCTGGGCCTTCGAAACGCCGCTGTTTTTCAGCCAGCAGACGCAGACATTGCGTCGCGGTGTCGGCGGCGGCAACACCGGTCCGGTCACGCCTGGCGAAGTGCTTGAGCGCGACATCATCAAGATCAACATGGCCGGCGGGCAGCTCATGGCGACCCGTTCCGATGGCAAATTGTTCGAGGTAACGCGCGACGGGTCGCTTCACTACGTTGGCCTCGGGCCGGACTGGTTCGCACAATACACGGACTGGATCAGCGCGCTCGCCGAGACAGCAACTGAACCTCAGTCGACGGCTTGTGCCTTGATAGGCCTGAGTCGCGCCTCTAACACCGACTACCTCGGCGCATGGGCCATTGGCCGGGATTTCCTTTTGGCGGAAATGGACGGCGGCAAGGAGTGGTTGCTGCTGGGCAGAACCCCGGACGGCAAAGCGGCGTGGCTGCACGATAAACGGAGCGGGCAGGTTTATCGGCAAGCGTTGATCGACGCAGACGCCATGCGTACGGCATTCGCCGGCGGCACGCAATTGATCGATCCTCGGTCACTGCCGCCGGCGGAAAAAGTCTGGTCACGCTGGGCATTTTTCGAGGTTTCGTTTGACGGAGAAGGATTGCTCGCGCAGACCTTCGATGGCGTCAGCCTGCAATTGCGTGACGGCCTGCCGGCGGTTGCCGTGAGCGTAAATAATCAATGGTTCAAGCGAAACGGTCGCACCGCCGAAGAACGGCAGGAAGATTTGCGCATGCTGCTGCGCACGGTGGCGCACGCTCCGGTGTTGGTCATCGAGCAGACATCGGGCCGGTATCAATACTACACGCCTGACCAGGGCCGCCTGCTCGAAGTCGAGGCCAAGCGTGATGGTCAATGGGCGGTTTTCCTCGGCCTGTTCGATGGCGGCGAGCCGCTGCTGTTCGATCCGGCGCAGGAACAGGTCAGTCGCTATCAATCAACAGGCCGGCTCGACCTCACAGACAGTTTCGCCAGCCGCAGTGACGACGTCTTGTCGTTGCAGGCGAATGGTGATGTTGAAGATTTGCTGGCCTTTCTGCCCGACGG
- a CDS encoding c-type cytochrome yields the protein MKTTTTLILALIFSVNAQADGDPEAGAKIFPRLCGGCHQVGESARPGFGPQLNGIFGRAAGTSSNYVYSEAMKNSGITWGRDSLTAYLKDPKGVVPGTRMIFWGLSDEEKLNNLLAYLQTFQPMP from the coding sequence ATGAAAACCACCACAACACTGATTCTCGCCTTGATCTTCAGCGTCAACGCTCAGGCTGACGGCGACCCTGAAGCCGGGGCGAAAATCTTTCCGCGTCTGTGCGGCGGCTGCCATCAGGTCGGCGAATCGGCGCGTCCCGGTTTCGGCCCACAGCTCAACGGCATCTTTGGCCGAGCGGCCGGGACGTCGTCCAACTACGTGTATTCCGAAGCGATGAAAAACTCCGGCATCACCTGGGGCCGCGACTCGCTGACGGCGTATCTGAAAGACCCGAAAGGCGTAGTGCCCGGCACGCGGATGATTTTCTGGGGGCTGAGCGATGAGGAAAAGCTGAACAATCTGCTGGCGTACCTGCAGACGTTTCAACCGATGCCCTGA